CAGCAATCCTGCGCGAGGGGGCTATCAAGATCGTCCCGGTTTCCCACGATGTCTACGGCCGCACGGTGGCCGATGTCTTTCTCAACGGACAGAACCTCGCGGATGTCCTGATCGCGGAAGGGTATGCACGGAGGGAGTAGGGCGAATACAAGCACCGTCAATCGTCAAGGGCCACTCGTCAACCGTGAATCAACAGGGCGATGAAATCGAGCCCTTTCTTCGCTGAGGAACCAGCACACTGCCATGGAACACTTTCCAATCCAGATCACGCCAACGGAAGCCGGACGGCTCAAGGTTGTGCTCCCCTACCGGCCGGACCGGATCGCGAAGATCAGGGGCGTCAAGGGTCGCTGCTGGCATGCCGACGGCCGCTATTGGACCGTCCCAAGAACCGACGAGACTATCTCACACCTGCTCACGCTCTTTGCGGGAGAGCCGGTCGAAGTCGAGGCGTCACTCCGTTCAACTACCGGCCAGAATCCAGGGCACAAGCCAGAGGTCCGTGAAGACATTGCATCGAATCTGGCACTTCTTGACCAAGTTCGGCAAGCCATTCGACGGAGGCACTATAGTCATAAGACCGAAGAGGCCTACGTCGGGTGGATCAAACGCTTTCTCCTCTTTCACCATCAGCGTCACCCTGCAGAGATCGCCGAACAAGAAATCGGCCGGGTACCTTTCGAGCTTGGCCACACACTCCCACGTGAGCGCGTCAACACAGAATCAAGCCTTGAACGCCGTGCTGTTCCTCTACCGTGAGGTCCTGAGTAAGGAGATCGGCTATGTGAATGGGGTGGTGCGTGCCAAAAGGCCACACCGGCTACCGATGGTCTTAACACGCGAAGAAGTGAAGGCACTGCTCCGCCAGCTTGATGGGACGGCATGGCTGATGGCGACGTTGCTCTACGGCGCTGGCCTTCGCCTCATGGAGTGTTGCCGCCTCAGAGTGAAGGACCTCGACTTCACCCGAAATCAAATCGTGGTTCGAGCTGGCAAGGGGAACAAAGACCGCTATACGAGGCTTCCTCTAGCAGTGAAAGAATCCCTCGCCAGACACCTTGAGGAGATCAGACAGCAACATCAGCATGACCTCGAACTGGGATTAGGCCGTGTCGTCCTCCCGAATGCGTTGGATCGCAAATATCCCAGGGCGGGCAAAGAGTGGAGTTGGCAGTGGGTGTTCCCGGCTTCAAAATATTACACCGATCCCGTGACCCGCGAGCAGTACAGACATCACCTGCATGAATCCGTCATTCAGAAGGCCGTCAAAGAAGCCGCCCGCAAGGCTGGAATCGCCAAGCCGGCCAGTT
The DNA window shown above is from Nitrospira tepida and carries:
- a CDS encoding site-specific integrase, with the translated sequence MEHFPIQITPTEAGRLKVVLPYRPDRIAKIRGVKGRCWHADGRYWTVPRTDETISHLLTLFAGEPVEVEASLRSTTGQNPGHKPEVREDIASNLALLDQVRQAIRRRHYSHKTEEAYVGWIKRFLLFHHQRHPAEIAEQEIGRVPFELGHTLPRERVNTESSLERRAVPLP
- a CDS encoding integron integrase; translation: MSASTQNQALNAVLFLYREVLSKEIGYVNGVVRAKRPHRLPMVLTREEVKALLRQLDGTAWLMATLLYGAGLRLMECCRLRVKDLDFTRNQIVVRAGKGNKDRYTRLPLAVKESLARHLEEIRQQHQHDLELGLGRVVLPNALDRKYPRAGKEWSWQWVFPASKYYTDPVTREQYRHHLHESVIQKAVKEAARKAGIAKPASCHTFRHSFATHLLEDGYDIRTVQELLGHRDVSTTMIYTHVLNRGGRGVCSPADRLG